One genomic window of Leopardus geoffroyi isolate Oge1 chromosome C3, O.geoffroyi_Oge1_pat1.0, whole genome shotgun sequence includes the following:
- the PKIA gene encoding cAMP-dependent protein kinase inhibitor alpha isoform X2 translates to MTDVETTYADFIASGRTGRRNAIHDILVSSASGNSNELALKLAGLDINKTEGEEDAQRNSTEQSGEAQGEAAKSES, encoded by the exons ATGACTGATGTGGAAACTACATATGCAGATTTCATTGCTTCTGGAAGAACAGGTAGAAGAAATGCAATACATGATATCCTGGTTTCCTCTGCAAGTGGCAACAGCAATGAATTAGCCTTGAAATTAGCAGGTCTTGATATCAACAAGACAG AAGGTGAAGAAGATGCACAACGAAATTCCACAGAACAAAGTGGGGAAGCCCAAGGGGAAGCAGCAAAATCTGAAAGCTAA
- the PKIA gene encoding cAMP-dependent protein kinase inhibitor alpha isoform X1 — protein MTQCHYKNHFSSFIGPTSFRIHICVECFNLFNIGDSLLCGYLLAMTDVETTYADFIASGRTGRRNAIHDILVSSASGNSNELALKLAGLDINKTEGEEDAQRNSTEQSGEAQGEAAKSES, from the exons ATGACTCAATGTcactataaaaatcattttagcaGCTTCATAGGCCCAACTTCTTTTAGGATACACATCTGTGTGGAATGCTTCAATTTGTTTAATATAGGAGAC tCCCTGCTATGTGGATATTTGTTAGCAATGACTGATGTGGAAACTACATATGCAGATTTCATTGCTTCTGGAAGAACAGGTAGAAGAAATGCAATACATGATATCCTGGTTTCCTCTGCAAGTGGCAACAGCAATGAATTAGCCTTGAAATTAGCAGGTCTTGATATCAACAAGACAG AAGGTGAAGAAGATGCACAACGAAATTCCACAGAACAAAGTGGGGAAGCCCAAGGGGAAGCAGCAAAATCTGAAAGCTAA